A region from the Microcoleus sp. FACHB-672 genome encodes:
- the urtA gene encoding urea ABC transporter substrate-binding protein, translated as MVRRLGRRKFLLYGSATLGTSIFLKACSGSPTQSGTNATTTGTSPSPSATTVAAASGDTIKVGILHSLTGTMGISEKSVVDAEQLAIEEINKAGGVLGKQIQAVVEDGQSDWPTFAEKARKLIEQDKVVTVFGCWTSASRKAVLPVFEQKNHMLWYPVQYEGQECSKNVFYTGAAPNQQIEPAVDWLLENKGKRFFLVGSDYVFPRTANTIIKAQLEAKGGETVGEDYLTLGSTEVTPLITKIKAALPDGGVIFNTLNGDSNVAFFKQLQGAGLSPDKYPTMSVSIAEEEVKAIGVEYLKGHYAAWNYFQTVDTPANKKFVEAFKAKYGADRVTNDPMEAAYIMVYLWKQAVEKAKTPDDLELVRAAALGQTFDAPGGLVTLDNNHHLAKVVRLGQVRDDGLFEIVYSTAKAVEPLPWNQFVKDTKGFACDWSDPAKGGKYKKA; from the coding sequence ATGGTAAGGCGATTAGGCCGGCGTAAATTTTTGCTCTATGGTTCCGCAACTCTAGGAACCAGTATTTTCTTGAAAGCTTGTAGCGGATCGCCGACACAGAGTGGAACAAATGCCACGACGACAGGGACTTCTCCCTCTCCAAGCGCTACAACAGTTGCCGCTGCTAGTGGGGACACCATCAAAGTAGGCATTCTTCACTCACTCACCGGCACGATGGGAATTAGTGAAAAAAGCGTCGTTGATGCTGAACAACTCGCTATAGAAGAGATTAACAAAGCCGGTGGTGTTCTGGGCAAACAGATCCAAGCAGTTGTAGAAGATGGGCAATCAGATTGGCCAACTTTTGCAGAGAAAGCGAGAAAGCTGATAGAACAGGATAAAGTTGTTACTGTTTTTGGTTGCTGGACTTCTGCAAGTCGTAAAGCAGTGCTGCCGGTGTTTGAGCAGAAAAATCATATGCTCTGGTATCCCGTGCAGTACGAAGGTCAAGAGTGCTCCAAAAATGTTTTTTACACAGGTGCCGCACCAAATCAGCAAATCGAGCCGGCGGTTGATTGGCTATTAGAAAATAAAGGCAAAAGGTTCTTTTTAGTTGGCTCTGACTACGTTTTTCCCCGCACAGCTAATACCATTATTAAAGCCCAGCTAGAAGCCAAAGGTGGCGAAACAGTTGGTGAAGATTACTTAACACTAGGAAGTACAGAAGTAACGCCGCTGATTACCAAGATTAAAGCAGCTTTGCCCGATGGCGGCGTAATTTTTAACACCCTAAATGGCGATAGTAACGTTGCTTTCTTCAAACAATTGCAAGGTGCCGGTTTGAGTCCGGATAAGTATCCGACAATGTCGGTCAGTATTGCTGAAGAAGAAGTCAAAGCCATCGGTGTAGAGTATCTCAAAGGCCACTATGCCGCCTGGAATTACTTCCAAACTGTAGATACCCCTGCTAACAAGAAATTTGTGGAAGCGTTCAAGGCAAAATATGGGGCTGATCGGGTAACCAATGACCCAATGGAAGCAGCTTATATTATGGTTTACTTGTGGAAACAAGCCGTTGAGAAAGCGAAAACACCTGATGATTTAGAATTAGTGAGAGCTGCGGCTTTAGGACAGACTTTTGATGCGCCTGGAGGATTAGTCACATTAGACAATAATCATCATTTAGCTAAAGTCGTGCGCTTAGGGCAAGTCAGGGATGATGGTTTGTTTGAGATTGTTTACTCTACAGCTAAAGCAGTTGAGCCTTTACCCTGGAATCAATTTGTGAAAGACACGAAGGGCTTCGCTTGTGATTGGTCAGATCCAGCAAAAGGTGGAAAATACAAGAAAGCCTAA